A window of the Vigna angularis cultivar LongXiaoDou No.4 chromosome 3, ASM1680809v1, whole genome shotgun sequence genome harbors these coding sequences:
- the LOC108325119 gene encoding probable aspartic proteinase GIP2, with product MANTPNFLRLISLFQLFFIAPSFAQQSFRPKALVVPVTKHASTLQYVTQINQRTPLVPLNLVLDIGGQFLWVDCDTNYVSSTYRPARCRSAQCSLARSTSCGDCFSAPRPGCNNNTCGLTPDNTITHTATSGELAEDTVSVQSTNGFNPGRNVTVSRFLFSCASTFLLQGLATGVSGMAGLGRTKIALPSQFASAFSFHRKFAVCLSSSKGVAFFGDGPYVLLPNIDAAQLLTFTPLLVNPVSTASAFSQGEPSAEYFIGVKSIRIDEKAVPLNTTLLSINSEGVGGTKISSVDPYTVLEASIFKAVTEAFVKASAARNITRVAGVAPFEVCFSSENVVGTRLGASVPTIELVLHNQKTIWRIFGANSMVSVSDEVLCLGFVNGGEKPSTSIVIGGYQLENNLLQFDLAASRLGFSSLLFGSRTTCANFNFTSTA from the coding sequence ATGGCTAATACTCCCAACTTTCTGCGTCTCATCTCTCTCTTCCAACTTTTCTTCATTGCACCCTCTTTCGCTCAGCAATCTTTCAGACCCAAAGCCCTCGTTGTCCCCGTTACAAAACATGCATCAACTCTTCAATACGTAACTCAAATCAACCAAAGAACTCCCCTTGTCCCACTAAACCTTGTGCTTGACATCGGAGGCCAATTCCTCTGGGTCGACTGCGACACCAACTACGTCTCCTCCACTTACCGCCCTGCACGGTGCCGCTCCGCCCAGTGCTCCCTCGCCAGATCCACCTCCTGCGGGGACTGCTTTTCCGCCCCCAGACCCGGCTGCAACAACAACACGTGCGGCCTCACGCCGGACAACACCATCACCCACACCGCTACCTCCGGCGAGCTTGCTGAAGATACCGTCTCCGTCCAATCCACCAACGGCTTCAACCCGGGACGAAACGTCACCGTTTCCCGCTTCCTCTTCTCCTGCGCCTCCACCTTCTTACTCCAAGGTCTCGCCACTGGAGTCTCCGGCATGGCAGGTCTCGGCAGGACGAAAATCGCACTTCCCTCACAGTTCGCTTCCGCGTTCAGCTTCCACAGGAAATTCGCCGTCTGCCTCTCCTCTTCCAAAGGCGTCGCTTTCTTCGGCGACGGCCCTTACGTCCTACTCCCCAACATCGACGCCGCTCAGTTACTCACCTTCACCCCTCTGTTAGTCAACCCCGTCAGCACCGCTTCCGCTTTCTCCCAGGGAGAACCCTCCGCCGAGTATTTCATCGGCGTGAAATCTATCAGAATCGACGAAAAAGCCGTGCCCCTTAACACGACTTTGCTATCCATAAACAGCGAAGGCGTTGGCGGAACCAAGATCAGTTCCGTTGACCCCTACACCGTGTTGGAGGCTTCGATCTTCAAAGCAGTGACGGAAGCTTTTGTAAAAGCGTCTGCTGCGAGGAATATAACGAGGGTGGCTGGTGTGGCACCGTTTGAAGTGTGTTTCAGCAGTGAGAACGTGGTGGGCACTCGGTTAGGGGCGTCGGTGCCAACCATTGAGCTTGTTCTGCACAACCAGAAGACGATTTGGAGAATTTTCGGAGCGAACTCGATGGTGAGTGTGAGCGATGAGGTACTTTGTCTCGGGTTTGTGAATGGTGGTGAGAAGCCGAGCACTTCGATTGTGATTGGTGGGTATCAACTTGAGAATAATCTCTTGCAGTTCGATTTGGCCGCTTCAAGGTTGGGTTTCAGTTCTTTGCTCTTTGGAAGCCGAACTACATGCGCAAACTTCAACTTTACCTCCACTGCCTAA
- the LOC108326675 gene encoding uncharacterized protein LOC108326675 isoform X1 has protein sequence MTKKPVKYFVVDAFTESAFKGNPAAVCLLEEEREESWMQSLATEFNLSETCYLTRIADSDRSDISSIEPSNDRFHLRWFTPTTEVELCGHATLASAHVLFSCGLVKSNIIEFFTLSGVLTAKKVPGINESGAPDDGIFVELDFPADTVAEFNGADISQISAALNGAHIIDVKRTTIGDNLLVELASGKEVVELQPDIGAIEKCPGGGILVTGTASPESGFDYYCRTFFPKFGINEDPITGSAQCALAPYWAKKLGRCDLSAYAASSRSGVVHVHFDEQSKRILMRGNAVTVMDGSVLI, from the exons ATGACAAAGAAACCTGTTAAATACTTTGTG GTGGACGCGTTCACCGAGTCGGCGTTCAAGGGGAACCCTGCCGCAGTGTGTTTGTTGGAAGAAGAGAGGGAGGAATCATGGATGCAAAGCCTAGCAACTGAGTTCAATCTCTCTGAGACATGCTACTTGACACGGATTGCAGACTCCGACAGATCTGATATCTCGTCCATTGAACCCTCAAATGATCGTTTCCACCTCAGATGGTTCACTCCCACTACAGAG GTTGAACTATGCGGCCATGCCACTTTAGCATCTGCACATGTTCTTTTTTCATGTGGTTTGGTGAAGTCcaatattattgaatttttcaCTCTGTCTGGAGTTCTAACTGCCAAAAAGGTCCCAGGGATCAATGAATCAGGCGCCCCAGATGATGGGATTTTCGTTGAATTGGATTTCCCTGCTGATACAGTTGCTGAGTTCAATGGTGCTGACATTTCACAAATTTCTGCCGCTTTGAATGGTGCCCATATTATTGATGTAAAGAGGACAACCATTGGAGATAACCTCTTG GTTGAACTTGCTTCAGGAAAAGAAGTTGTAGAACTACAGCCAGATATTGGTGCAATAGAAAAATGCCCTGGAGGAGGCATCCTGGTTACAGGGACTGCTTCTCCAGAGTCTGGATTTGATTATTATTGTCGAACTTTCTTTCCCAAATTTGGAATCAATGAG GATCCTATCACTGGAAGTGCACAATGTGCCTTGGCACCTTACTGGGCCAAAAAACTGGGGAGATGTGATCTCAGTGCTTATGCG GCATCATCGAGAAGTGGAGTTGTTCATGTTCATTTTGATGAGCAGAGCAAAAGGATATTGATGCGAGGAAATGCAGTAACTGTCATGGATGGGAGTGTTCTGATTTGA
- the LOC108324622 gene encoding uncharacterized protein LOC108324622: MYLRDVMSSAVCRSAEPPLVEFAHWSLKKVLGNSMGDLCSCWDNIHNVVILQHNKIKASFERSLLLTNDPFKGYIYKKLIGHVSRYALDLIAKELERVQQIGLDSSKCGCVLRRTFGVHYACELARYDVGLIPLAEFHIMWRRLHFSNVELNETKPELSIKDELKQVEERFNEVDIGGKVTIKQKLLEITCPTLTSMVPPLHKFKTKGAKKNEEKESSNDRQFHFITHPFIVDVVDVVADGHCGYRCIVALLGLGEDSWPIIRNDLYKELSQWRDEYASLVGGYDRLEELRNSLLVQSQSTANRNKWMTLPDIGYAIANRYNVILVCMSSSQNYTIFPLRSTPPSDISQHRLICIGHVHRCHFVQVKLQEGCPFPMVNIISSTHYYPEARACSFIYTSRMQTFAQLMDITTSYVDLGDS, from the exons ATGTACCTCCGTGACGTTATGAGCTCCGCTGTCTGCCGGTCCGCAGAACCCCCGTT ggTTGAGTTTGCTCATTGGAGTCTGAAGAAAGTTTTGGGCAATAGTATGGGTGATTTGTGTTCTTGTTGGGATAATATTCATAACGTCGTTATCCtacaacacaacaagattaaGGCGTCATTTGAAAGAAGTCTGTTGCTTACGAATGACCCTTTTAAAggatacatatataaaaaacttattggACATGTCTCTCGATATGCATTGGATCTCATTGCTAAGGAATTGGAAAGAGTGCAGCAGATAGGATTGGACTCATCAAAGTGTGGATGCGTATTGAGACGTACATTTGGTGTCCACTATGCATGTGAATTAGCAAGGTATGATGTTGGATTGATCCCTCTGGCTGAATTTCATATCATGTGGCGAAGATTGCATTTctcaaatgttgaattaaatgaaaccaAGCCCGAGTTATCCATTAAAGATGAGTTGAAACAAGTAGAAGAACGATTCAATGAGGTTGATATTGGAGGTAAAGTCACCATCAAGCAGAAGTTACTTGAAATTACTTGTCCTACATTGACATCAATGGTCCCTCCATTACATAAATTCAAGACAAAGGGTgctaaaaaaaa TGAAGAGAAAGAGAGTTCCAATGATAGACAGTTTCATTTTATTACTCACCCCTTCATTGTGgacgttgttgatgttgtggctGATGGTCACTGTGGATATAGATGCATTGTTGCGTTGTTGGGACTcggagaagattcatggcccATTATCAGAAATGATTTGTACAAAGAACTCAGTCAATGGCGTGATGAATACGCAAGCCTAGTAGGAGGGTATGATAGACTAGAAGAACTAAGGAACTCTTTGTTGGTGCAGTCACAGTCGACA GCTAATAGGAATAAGTGGATGACATTACCAGACATTGGTTATGCAATTGCTAACCGATATAATGTCATCTTAGTGTGTATGTCATCATCTCAAAATTATACTATCTTCCCACTACGTTCCACACCACCTTCTGATATAAGTCAACATCGGTTAATTTGTATAGGACATGTTCATAGATGTCATTTCGTGCag GTTAAGTTACAAGAAGGTTGTCCTTTTCCCATGGTGAATATCATCTCCTCAACCCACTATTATCCTGAGGCACGAGCGTGttcatttatttatactagtagGATGCAAACATTTGCACAGTTGATGGACATAACGACATCTTATGTTGACTTGGGTGATTCGTGA
- the LOC108326675 gene encoding uncharacterized protein LOC108326675 isoform X3: protein MTKKPVKYFVVDAFTESAFKGNPAAVCLLEEEREESWMQSLATEFNLSETCYLTRIADSDRSDISSIEPSNDRFHLRWFTPTTEVELCGHATLASAHVLFSCGLVKSNIIEFFTLSGVLTAKKVPGINESGAPDDGIFVELDFPADTVAEFNGADISQISAALNGAHIIDVKRTTIGDNLLDPITGSAQCALAPYWAKKLGRCDLSAYAASSRSGVVHVHFDEQSKRILMRGNAVTVMDGSVLI, encoded by the exons ATGACAAAGAAACCTGTTAAATACTTTGTG GTGGACGCGTTCACCGAGTCGGCGTTCAAGGGGAACCCTGCCGCAGTGTGTTTGTTGGAAGAAGAGAGGGAGGAATCATGGATGCAAAGCCTAGCAACTGAGTTCAATCTCTCTGAGACATGCTACTTGACACGGATTGCAGACTCCGACAGATCTGATATCTCGTCCATTGAACCCTCAAATGATCGTTTCCACCTCAGATGGTTCACTCCCACTACAGAG GTTGAACTATGCGGCCATGCCACTTTAGCATCTGCACATGTTCTTTTTTCATGTGGTTTGGTGAAGTCcaatattattgaatttttcaCTCTGTCTGGAGTTCTAACTGCCAAAAAGGTCCCAGGGATCAATGAATCAGGCGCCCCAGATGATGGGATTTTCGTTGAATTGGATTTCCCTGCTGATACAGTTGCTGAGTTCAATGGTGCTGACATTTCACAAATTTCTGCCGCTTTGAATGGTGCCCATATTATTGATGTAAAGAGGACAACCATTGGAGATAACCTCTTG GATCCTATCACTGGAAGTGCACAATGTGCCTTGGCACCTTACTGGGCCAAAAAACTGGGGAGATGTGATCTCAGTGCTTATGCG GCATCATCGAGAAGTGGAGTTGTTCATGTTCATTTTGATGAGCAGAGCAAAAGGATATTGATGCGAGGAAATGCAGTAACTGTCATGGATGGGAGTGTTCTGATTTGA
- the LOC108325157 gene encoding F-box protein At2g27310 isoform X1 — translation MLYDSHRIIVMAVAPAESIASLINDLFYDILRRLDGPTLACAACTCTSFCSISKEEILWENVCSSMWPSTNREDVKILISFIGGFRKFYADCFPLIVIKEVGEYQWNGYHEYPDDWTEAEYYGDMNELESISPSDFVSIVDIKFKEKPICSKVLWGIPNANGYNGWFYNCPFRIDLLSCADRDDNNDGVVTLSVSDGLPPITSMEREKKDGKLWRELRDGLLLSWIIVNKKIKRSANLASWSPLDGQRHWPTDKDFVFRFGSVLSAKEVLPSQVVQCIFIMKFRVVHTEQEGVQTTLRSTELSMQLEDMEGAHVNGRKSLLILKKALSCRRSTNYSEVLESCLAYSKMQNKLKEEKIRNESRIDTICILSSIFAVMTFWYYVL, via the coding sequence aTGCTCTATGACAGTCACAGGATTATTGTTATGGCAGTTGCTCCAGCTGAGAGTATTGCCTCATTGATTAATGACCTCTTTTACGACATATTAAGACGTCTTGACGGCCCTACGTTGGCTTGTGCAGCTTGCACTTGTACATCATTTTGTTCCATCTCAAAAGAAGAGATCTTATGGGAAAATGTGTGTTCTTCAATGTGGCCTTCAACAAACAGGGAAGatgtcaaaattttaatatcttttattggTGGATTCAGAAAATTCTACGCAGATTGTTTTCCTCTTATTGTTATCAAGGAGGTTGGAGAGTATCAATGGAACGGATATCATGAGTACCCTGATGATTGGACTGAGGCTGAATATTATGGGGATATGAATGAATTGGAAAGCATCTCTCCATCCGATTTTGTTTCCATAGTGGATATCAAGTTCAAAGAGAAACCAATCTGCTCCAAAGTTCTATGGGGAATTCCAAACGCAAATGGCTATAATGGGTGGTTCTACAACTGTCCTTTCCGGATTGATCTTCTGAGTTGTGCTGATAGAGATGATAACAATGATGGTGTGGTTACCCTTTCTGTTTCTGATGGACTGCCACCAATTACTTCTATggaaagggaaaagaaagaTGGGAAGCTATGGCGGGAACTTCGTGATGGTCTCTTGCTTAGTTGGATCATAGTAAACAAGAAAATTAAGCGATCTGCTAATCTTGCTAGCTGGAGCCCTCTAGATGGACAAAGACATTGGCCAACAGACAAGGATTTTGTCTTTCGTTTTGGATCTGTTCTCTCTGCCAAGGAAGTTCTTCCTTCTCAAGTAGTGCAGTGCATCTTTATTATGAAGTTTAGAGTTGTTCACACTGAACAAGAGGGGGTTCAAACAACTCTTAGATCAACAGAGCTGAGTATGCAGTTAGAAGACATGGAAGGTGCGCATGTTAATGGGAGGAAAAGTTTGCTTATTCTTAAGAAAGCACTTAGTTGCCGAAGAAGCACAAATTACAGTGAAGTACTTGAATCTTGTCTTGCATACTCAAAAATGCAAAATAAGTTAAAAGAGGAAAAGATTAGAAACGAAAGTAGGATTGATACAATTTGTATTCTAAGTAGCATTTTTGCTGTAATGACATTCTGGTACTATGTTTTGTGA
- the LOC108326675 gene encoding uncharacterized protein LOC108326675 isoform X2 has protein sequence MTKKPVKYFVVDAFTESAFKGNPAAVCLLEEEREESWMQSLATEFNLSETCYLTRIADSDRSDISSIEPSNDRFHLRWFTPTTEVPGINESGAPDDGIFVELDFPADTVAEFNGADISQISAALNGAHIIDVKRTTIGDNLLVELASGKEVVELQPDIGAIEKCPGGGILVTGTASPESGFDYYCRTFFPKFGINEDPITGSAQCALAPYWAKKLGRCDLSAYAASSRSGVVHVHFDEQSKRILMRGNAVTVMDGSVLI, from the exons ATGACAAAGAAACCTGTTAAATACTTTGTG GTGGACGCGTTCACCGAGTCGGCGTTCAAGGGGAACCCTGCCGCAGTGTGTTTGTTGGAAGAAGAGAGGGAGGAATCATGGATGCAAAGCCTAGCAACTGAGTTCAATCTCTCTGAGACATGCTACTTGACACGGATTGCAGACTCCGACAGATCTGATATCTCGTCCATTGAACCCTCAAATGATCGTTTCCACCTCAGATGGTTCACTCCCACTACAGAG GTCCCAGGGATCAATGAATCAGGCGCCCCAGATGATGGGATTTTCGTTGAATTGGATTTCCCTGCTGATACAGTTGCTGAGTTCAATGGTGCTGACATTTCACAAATTTCTGCCGCTTTGAATGGTGCCCATATTATTGATGTAAAGAGGACAACCATTGGAGATAACCTCTTG GTTGAACTTGCTTCAGGAAAAGAAGTTGTAGAACTACAGCCAGATATTGGTGCAATAGAAAAATGCCCTGGAGGAGGCATCCTGGTTACAGGGACTGCTTCTCCAGAGTCTGGATTTGATTATTATTGTCGAACTTTCTTTCCCAAATTTGGAATCAATGAG GATCCTATCACTGGAAGTGCACAATGTGCCTTGGCACCTTACTGGGCCAAAAAACTGGGGAGATGTGATCTCAGTGCTTATGCG GCATCATCGAGAAGTGGAGTTGTTCATGTTCATTTTGATGAGCAGAGCAAAAGGATATTGATGCGAGGAAATGCAGTAACTGTCATGGATGGGAGTGTTCTGATTTGA
- the LOC108324623 gene encoding antifungal protein ginkbilobin-like protein — translation MGIVLRWAFLPKLIEEHSIKMGISSEIAATSIVWLCLWSVADSVLNTNITAVLCNVGGYTSGDPFAVSLSYVVEELERETPSQKNYDYYNISPYPNAFAYGHAACNLNLTTSDCKTCLGVAKTAMFNGCPKRIGARSVLHDCTIRYEQYPFDD, via the coding sequence ATGGGCATAGTATTAAGATGGGCATTTCTTCCGAAGTTAATCGAAGAGCATAGTATTAAGATGGGCATTTCTTCCGAAATTGCAGCAACTTCGATTGTTTGGCTGTGCCTGTGGAGTGTTGCTGACAGTGTTCTCAACACGAACATCACTGCCGTTCTGTGCAACGTTGGTGGGTACACCTCAGGTGATCCTTTTGCTGTCAGTTTATCATATGTTGTTGAAGAATTGGAGAGAGAGACTCCATCGCAGAAAAATTACGATTACTACAACATTTCTCCATATCCTAATGCCTTTGCCTACGGACATGCCGCTTGCAACCTAAATCTCACAACCTCTGACTGCAAAACCTGTCTTGGTGTTGCCAAAACGGCCATGTTCAACGGATGTCCCAAACGGATAGGAGCTCGCTCGGTGCTGCATGATTGTACGATCAGGTATGAGCAGTACCCATTTGACGATTAG
- the LOC108325157 gene encoding F-box protein At2g27310 isoform X2, whose translation MAVAPAESIASLINDLFYDILRRLDGPTLACAACTCTSFCSISKEEILWENVCSSMWPSTNREDVKILISFIGGFRKFYADCFPLIVIKEVGEYQWNGYHEYPDDWTEAEYYGDMNELESISPSDFVSIVDIKFKEKPICSKVLWGIPNANGYNGWFYNCPFRIDLLSCADRDDNNDGVVTLSVSDGLPPITSMEREKKDGKLWRELRDGLLLSWIIVNKKIKRSANLASWSPLDGQRHWPTDKDFVFRFGSVLSAKEVLPSQVVQCIFIMKFRVVHTEQEGVQTTLRSTELSMQLEDMEGAHVNGRKSLLILKKALSCRRSTNYSEVLESCLAYSKMQNKLKEEKIRNESRIDTICILSSIFAVMTFWYYVL comes from the coding sequence ATGGCAGTTGCTCCAGCTGAGAGTATTGCCTCATTGATTAATGACCTCTTTTACGACATATTAAGACGTCTTGACGGCCCTACGTTGGCTTGTGCAGCTTGCACTTGTACATCATTTTGTTCCATCTCAAAAGAAGAGATCTTATGGGAAAATGTGTGTTCTTCAATGTGGCCTTCAACAAACAGGGAAGatgtcaaaattttaatatcttttattggTGGATTCAGAAAATTCTACGCAGATTGTTTTCCTCTTATTGTTATCAAGGAGGTTGGAGAGTATCAATGGAACGGATATCATGAGTACCCTGATGATTGGACTGAGGCTGAATATTATGGGGATATGAATGAATTGGAAAGCATCTCTCCATCCGATTTTGTTTCCATAGTGGATATCAAGTTCAAAGAGAAACCAATCTGCTCCAAAGTTCTATGGGGAATTCCAAACGCAAATGGCTATAATGGGTGGTTCTACAACTGTCCTTTCCGGATTGATCTTCTGAGTTGTGCTGATAGAGATGATAACAATGATGGTGTGGTTACCCTTTCTGTTTCTGATGGACTGCCACCAATTACTTCTATggaaagggaaaagaaagaTGGGAAGCTATGGCGGGAACTTCGTGATGGTCTCTTGCTTAGTTGGATCATAGTAAACAAGAAAATTAAGCGATCTGCTAATCTTGCTAGCTGGAGCCCTCTAGATGGACAAAGACATTGGCCAACAGACAAGGATTTTGTCTTTCGTTTTGGATCTGTTCTCTCTGCCAAGGAAGTTCTTCCTTCTCAAGTAGTGCAGTGCATCTTTATTATGAAGTTTAGAGTTGTTCACACTGAACAAGAGGGGGTTCAAACAACTCTTAGATCAACAGAGCTGAGTATGCAGTTAGAAGACATGGAAGGTGCGCATGTTAATGGGAGGAAAAGTTTGCTTATTCTTAAGAAAGCACTTAGTTGCCGAAGAAGCACAAATTACAGTGAAGTACTTGAATCTTGTCTTGCATACTCAAAAATGCAAAATAAGTTAAAAGAGGAAAAGATTAGAAACGAAAGTAGGATTGATACAATTTGTATTCTAAGTAGCATTTTTGCTGTAATGACATTCTGGTACTATGTTTTGTGA
- the LOC108325157 gene encoding F-box protein At2g27310 isoform X3: MWPSTNREDVKILISFIGGFRKFYADCFPLIVIKEVGEYQWNGYHEYPDDWTEAEYYGDMNELESISPSDFVSIVDIKFKEKPICSKVLWGIPNANGYNGWFYNCPFRIDLLSCADRDDNNDGVVTLSVSDGLPPITSMEREKKDGKLWRELRDGLLLSWIIVNKKIKRSANLASWSPLDGQRHWPTDKDFVFRFGSVLSAKEVLPSQVVQCIFIMKFRVVHTEQEGVQTTLRSTELSMQLEDMEGAHVNGRKSLLILKKALSCRRSTNYSEVLESCLAYSKMQNKLKEEKIRNESRIDTICILSSIFAVMTFWYYVL; this comes from the coding sequence ATGTGGCCTTCAACAAACAGGGAAGatgtcaaaattttaatatcttttattggTGGATTCAGAAAATTCTACGCAGATTGTTTTCCTCTTATTGTTATCAAGGAGGTTGGAGAGTATCAATGGAACGGATATCATGAGTACCCTGATGATTGGACTGAGGCTGAATATTATGGGGATATGAATGAATTGGAAAGCATCTCTCCATCCGATTTTGTTTCCATAGTGGATATCAAGTTCAAAGAGAAACCAATCTGCTCCAAAGTTCTATGGGGAATTCCAAACGCAAATGGCTATAATGGGTGGTTCTACAACTGTCCTTTCCGGATTGATCTTCTGAGTTGTGCTGATAGAGATGATAACAATGATGGTGTGGTTACCCTTTCTGTTTCTGATGGACTGCCACCAATTACTTCTATggaaagggaaaagaaagaTGGGAAGCTATGGCGGGAACTTCGTGATGGTCTCTTGCTTAGTTGGATCATAGTAAACAAGAAAATTAAGCGATCTGCTAATCTTGCTAGCTGGAGCCCTCTAGATGGACAAAGACATTGGCCAACAGACAAGGATTTTGTCTTTCGTTTTGGATCTGTTCTCTCTGCCAAGGAAGTTCTTCCTTCTCAAGTAGTGCAGTGCATCTTTATTATGAAGTTTAGAGTTGTTCACACTGAACAAGAGGGGGTTCAAACAACTCTTAGATCAACAGAGCTGAGTATGCAGTTAGAAGACATGGAAGGTGCGCATGTTAATGGGAGGAAAAGTTTGCTTATTCTTAAGAAAGCACTTAGTTGCCGAAGAAGCACAAATTACAGTGAAGTACTTGAATCTTGTCTTGCATACTCAAAAATGCAAAATAAGTTAAAAGAGGAAAAGATTAGAAACGAAAGTAGGATTGATACAATTTGTATTCTAAGTAGCATTTTTGCTGTAATGACATTCTGGTACTATGTTTTGTGA